One genomic window of Neisseria sp. oral taxon 014 str. F0314 includes the following:
- a CDS encoding DUF4390 domain-containing protein — MAFITRLLKNSKLFLLPLLLAVSLHASGEGISATRAEAVLTASGQLAVSSRFQVELPDQLKQALRQGVPLNFTLSCQLSAPTVAAYRFRIGQFVNDDSSVQYKLSFHPLTNRYRVTVGTFSTEYDQLETALRGIGAIANWKVLDSGTLSGVSPKEAKAEVRLLMSTAKLPKPFQINALTSKNWHLDSGWKSLSITQE, encoded by the coding sequence ATGGCTTTTATTACGCGCTTATTGAAAAACAGTAAACTGTTTCTGCTGCCGCTTTTGCTGGCCGTATCGTTGCACGCGTCGGGCGAAGGCATCAGCGCGACCCGCGCCGAAGCGGTTTTGACGGCTTCGGGGCAGCTCGCCGTGAGCAGCCGTTTCCAAGTCGAATTGCCCGACCAGCTCAAGCAGGCGCTCAGGCAGGGCGTGCCGCTCAATTTCACCTTAAGCTGCCAGCTTTCCGCGCCGACCGTGGCGGCCTACCGTTTCCGCATCGGCCAGTTCGTCAATGACGACAGCAGCGTCCAATACAAACTCTCGTTCCATCCTCTGACCAACCGTTACCGCGTAACGGTCGGTACGTTCTCCACCGAATACGACCAGCTTGAAACCGCCCTGCGCGGCATAGGGGCGATTGCCAACTGGAAGGTACTCGACAGCGGTACGCTCAGCGGCGTTTCGCCCAAAGAAGCCAAAGCGGAAGTCCGTCTGCTGATGAGTACGGCAAAACTGCCGAAGCCTTTTCAAATCAATGCGCTGACTTCTAAAAACTGGCATCTTGATTCAGGCTGGAAGTCATTGTCCATCACTCAGGAATAA
- a CDS encoding PAS domain-containing sensor histidine kinase, which translates to MRRFLPIAALLAVLLLYGLTVATGSGSSLADYFWWMIALCVLLMVVLASVLVRYVLLLMRDGSSGVFGSQIARRLSGMFTLVAVLPGVFLFGISAQFINGTINSWFGNDTHEALERSLNLSKSALNLAVDNAVSNATPVQIDLIGASSLDNDLAKALEENAKRGEFAQLALYNVERGKFEKSINPLKLNQPAIGAQDRELLLQSGSVRGLENIGNILYAQGWLSLGKYRGQDYALFFRQPIPKNVAEDATLIESARAKYAELSYTKKGLQTFFLVTLLVATLLAIFLALVMALYFARRFVEPVLSLAEGARAVAQGDFTQRRPIFRNDEFGRLTHLFNHMTEQLAIAKEADERNRLQQEAARHYLECVLESLTTGVITLDSAGRLKTFNKAAERILGVPLMPLSGSIWQDWNGQSPQQTILAEAFAAIAETAGGSKPVQVGYAAPDDARILLGKATELPDDNDNGLVMVIDDITVLVRAQKEAAWGEVAKRLAHEIRNPLTPIQLSAERLAWKLHDKLDEQSAHILTRSTDTIIKQVAALKEMVEAFRNYARAPSLNLEKHDLNCLIEEVLLLYEGGACTFTAKLSKIPLWIAADTTAMRQVLHNIFKNAAEAAESDGQPSVTVATGQTEDGAEAVLTVCNNGKSFSKEMLHNAFEPYVTDKPTGTGLGLPVVKKIIEEHGGRISLSNRPDGGACVKTALPRLVETYAQQ; encoded by the coding sequence ATGCGGCGCTTTCTCCCGATTGCCGCGCTGCTTGCGGTATTGTTGCTTTACGGCCTGACCGTCGCCACCGGCAGCGGCAGCAGTTTGGCCGACTATTTCTGGTGGATGATTGCGCTGTGCGTGCTGCTGATGGTGGTGTTAGCCTCGGTACTGGTGCGTTATGTGCTGCTGTTGATGCGCGACGGCAGCAGCGGTGTGTTCGGTTCGCAGATTGCGCGGCGGCTGTCGGGGATGTTTACGCTGGTGGCGGTGTTGCCGGGCGTGTTTTTGTTCGGCATTTCCGCCCAGTTTATCAACGGCACGATTAATTCCTGGTTCGGCAACGATACCCACGAAGCCCTTGAGCGCAGCCTGAACCTGAGTAAATCCGCATTGAATCTGGCAGTGGACAACGCAGTCAGCAATGCCACACCGGTGCAGATTGATTTAATCGGCGCATCGTCGCTGGACAACGATTTGGCCAAGGCATTGGAGGAAAACGCGAAGAGGGGCGAATTTGCCCAGCTTGCGCTTTACAATGTCGAACGCGGCAAATTTGAGAAAAGCATCAACCCGCTGAAGTTGAATCAGCCGGCAATCGGTGCGCAGGATAGGGAATTGCTGCTTCAGTCCGGTTCGGTGCGCGGACTGGAAAACATCGGCAACATCCTGTATGCGCAGGGTTGGCTGTCGCTCGGCAAATACCGCGGGCAGGATTATGCGCTGTTTTTCCGCCAGCCGATTCCGAAGAACGTGGCGGAAGATGCGACGCTGATTGAGTCGGCGCGGGCGAAATATGCCGAGTTGAGCTATACCAAAAAAGGTTTGCAGACATTCTTCCTGGTTACGCTGCTGGTGGCGACCCTGCTGGCGATTTTCTTGGCCTTGGTCATGGCGCTTTACTTTGCCCGCCGTTTCGTCGAACCCGTTTTGTCGTTGGCCGAGGGGGCGAGGGCGGTGGCCCAGGGCGATTTCACACAGAGGCGGCCGATTTTCCGCAATGACGAGTTTGGCCGTCTGACCCACCTGTTCAACCACATGACCGAGCAGCTCGCGATTGCCAAAGAGGCCGACGAACGAAACCGCCTGCAACAGGAAGCCGCGCGGCATTATCTCGAATGTGTATTGGAAAGCCTGACAACCGGTGTGATTACGCTGGACTCGGCAGGCCGTCTGAAAACCTTTAACAAAGCCGCCGAACGGATTTTAGGGGTGCCGCTCATGCCGCTGTCCGGCAGCATCTGGCAGGATTGGAACGGCCAGTCGCCGCAACAGACCATTTTGGCGGAAGCCTTTGCCGCGATTGCGGAAACGGCGGGCGGCAGCAAACCGGTTCAGGTCGGATATGCCGCGCCTGACGATGCGCGCATCCTGTTGGGCAAGGCAACCGAGCTGCCAGACGACAACGACAACGGCCTGGTCATGGTCATCGACGACATTACCGTGTTGGTTCGGGCGCAGAAAGAGGCGGCATGGGGTGAGGTGGCCAAGCGGCTGGCGCACGAAATCCGCAACCCGCTTACCCCCATCCAGCTTTCCGCCGAGAGATTGGCATGGAAATTGCATGACAAATTGGACGAACAAAGCGCCCACATCCTGACACGCTCCACCGATACCATTATCAAACAGGTGGCCGCGCTAAAAGAAATGGTCGAAGCGTTCCGCAATTATGCGCGGGCCCCGTCGTTGAATTTGGAAAAACATGATTTGAACTGCCTGATTGAGGAAGTTTTATTGCTGTATGAAGGCGGCGCGTGTACATTCACAGCCAAACTCAGTAAGATACCGCTGTGGATTGCAGCCGATACCACCGCCATGCGGCAGGTGTTGCACAATATTTTCAAAAATGCCGCCGAAGCTGCGGAAAGCGACGGACAACCGTCTGTTACCGTGGCTACGGGGCAGACGGAAGACGGAGCGGAAGCGGTTTTGACCGTATGCAACAACGGCAAGAGCTTCAGCAAAGAGATGCTGCATAATGCTTTCGAGCCTTATGTAACCGACAAACCGACAGGCACAGGATTGGGGCTGCCCGTCGTCAAAAAAATAATCGAAGAGCACGGAGGCCGCATCAGCCTGAGCAACAGGCCGGACGGCGGTGCTTGTGTCAAAACAGCCTTACCCCGATTGGTAGAAACTTATGCGCAGCAGTGA
- a CDS encoding sigma-54 dependent transcriptional regulator gives MRSSDILIVDDEVGIRDLLSEILQDEGYSVALAENAEEARQLRHQVRPAMVLLDIWMPDCDGITLLKEWAKNGQLNMPVVMMSGHASIDTAVEATKIGALDFLEKPITLQKLLSTVDRALKHGEMQAASGLSLDKLGNSPVIQDLNHKLEAAAKQSGPVLLSGEVGSPFELVARHLRKNGTPWVEPAKVEHIVDTPLELLQKATGGVLYVGDIAQYSKNIQNGIVFLLGKADRYNVRIIAANSRGNEETAVQDGRLLELLSKTVVALPPLRSQPDDIAFLVNQIVTELADTQKIQPVKFSSGALAVLRQYEWPGNFDQLRGVVKSLALGADGGEVEEQEVGTALGRTSQSFSSEIVGGFNFNMPLRELREELERRYFEYHIAQEGQNMSRVAQKVGLERTHLYRKLKQLGISVSRRSGDKGADE, from the coding sequence ATGCGCAGCAGTGATATTTTGATTGTAGATGATGAAGTGGGTATCCGCGATTTACTCTCGGAAATCCTCCAGGACGAAGGTTATTCCGTGGCTTTGGCGGAAAATGCCGAAGAAGCGCGCCAACTGCGCCATCAGGTTCGTCCGGCTATGGTTCTGCTTGATATTTGGATGCCCGACTGCGACGGCATCACCCTGTTGAAGGAATGGGCGAAAAACGGGCAGCTCAACATGCCCGTGGTGATGATGAGCGGTCATGCCAGCATCGATACCGCCGTTGAAGCCACCAAAATCGGCGCGCTGGATTTCCTGGAAAAACCGATTACCCTGCAAAAGCTGCTTTCCACGGTTGACCGTGCGCTGAAACACGGTGAGATGCAGGCGGCTTCCGGCCTGTCTCTCGACAAGCTCGGCAATAGTCCGGTCATCCAAGATTTGAACCACAAACTTGAAGCCGCCGCCAAACAAAGCGGTCCGGTGCTCTTAAGCGGCGAAGTCGGTTCGCCGTTTGAATTAGTGGCGCGCCATCTCCGTAAAAACGGTACGCCTTGGGTGGAACCGGCCAAGGTGGAACATATCGTCGATACCCCGCTGGAACTGTTGCAAAAAGCGACCGGCGGCGTGCTGTATGTCGGCGATATTGCACAGTACAGCAAGAATATCCAAAACGGCATCGTGTTCCTTTTGGGTAAGGCCGACCGCTATAACGTCCGCATTATCGCTGCCAACAGCCGCGGTAATGAGGAAACCGCGGTGCAGGACGGCAGGCTGCTCGAATTGCTGTCGAAAACCGTTGTCGCCCTGCCGCCGTTGCGCAGTCAGCCGGACGATATTGCTTTTTTGGTCAACCAAATCGTTACCGAGTTGGCCGACACCCAAAAAATCCAACCGGTCAAATTCAGCAGCGGCGCATTGGCCGTGTTGCGTCAGTACGAATGGCCGGGCAATTTCGACCAACTGCGCGGCGTTGTCAAGAGTTTGGCACTGGGGGCGGATGGCGGCGAAGTGGAAGAGCAGGAAGTCGGCACGGCTTTGGGCAGGACTTCGCAATCTTTTTCTTCCGAAATCGTCGGCGGTTTCAATTTCAATATGCCGTTGCGCGAGTTGCGCGAAGAATTGGAACGACGTTATTTTGAATACCACATCGCGCAGGAAGGCCAGAATATGAGCCGCGTGGCACAAAAGGTCGGGCTGGAGCGGACGCATTTGTACCGCAAGCTCAAACAGCTCGGCATCAGCGTATCGCGCCGTTCGGGAGATAAGGGCGCTGACGAGTAA
- the proP gene encoding glycine betaine/L-proline transporter ProP, whose protein sequence is MIAKTHRPLKLNDITIIERADTKKAISAAALGNAIEWFDFGVYGFVAFALGKIFFPDASPSVQTIAALGTFSVPFIFRPLGGLVFGALGDKIGRQRVLAMTIIVMSLSTFGIGLIPSYDSIGIWSPIILLLLKIAQGFSVGGEYAGASIFVAEYSPDRRRGFMASWLDFGSILGFLLGAGMVSALHLLLGDSKFMEWGWRIPFFLALPLGIIGLYLRHALDETPVFQEHTVNMPHEKKNKTSLRDLFRKHKRNFLICSGIVLTTNVTYYMLLTYLPSYFSHNLGYPENHGVLIIIAVMIGMLFVQPLIGWLSDKYGRRPFILTGSLSLLFFSWPSFYLLTTGKPVLIFFGLLVLALSLNMLIGVMAATLPALFPTSIRYSGLAVVFNISIVLAGLTPTITSFLVETTHNLHIPAFYLMIFGLFGLMAAKLMHEPANKPLTGGKPLASDKAEAKELLAEHHDRIEESIEAIDERIKELQRKREILAAQHPHID, encoded by the coding sequence TTGATAGCTAAAACGCACAGACCTTTGAAACTTAACGATATTACGATTATTGAACGTGCAGACACCAAGAAAGCCATCTCGGCCGCGGCCTTAGGCAACGCCATTGAATGGTTTGATTTCGGCGTATATGGCTTTGTGGCTTTCGCACTCGGTAAAATCTTTTTCCCCGACGCATCGCCCAGCGTGCAGACGATCGCCGCACTGGGTACGTTTTCCGTTCCGTTTATTTTCCGGCCGTTGGGCGGCTTGGTGTTCGGAGCCCTCGGCGACAAAATAGGCCGGCAGCGGGTATTGGCGATGACGATTATCGTCATGTCGCTCAGCACTTTCGGCATCGGTCTGATTCCGTCGTACGACTCCATCGGAATTTGGTCGCCGATTATCCTGCTGCTTTTGAAAATCGCACAAGGTTTTTCGGTGGGCGGGGAATATGCCGGCGCGTCGATTTTCGTAGCCGAATACTCGCCCGACCGCAGGCGCGGCTTTATGGCAAGTTGGTTGGACTTCGGTTCGATTCTGGGATTCTTACTGGGTGCAGGTATGGTTTCCGCGCTCCATCTGCTATTGGGTGATAGCAAGTTTATGGAGTGGGGCTGGCGCATACCGTTTTTCCTTGCGCTGCCGCTGGGCATCATCGGTTTGTATTTGCGTCATGCTTTGGACGAAACACCTGTTTTCCAAGAACATACCGTCAATATGCCGCATGAGAAGAAAAACAAAACCAGTCTGCGCGATTTGTTTAGAAAGCACAAACGCAACTTTTTGATATGCAGCGGCATCGTACTGACTACCAATGTTACCTATTACATGCTGCTGACTTATCTGCCCAGCTACTTCTCCCACAACCTCGGTTATCCTGAAAACCACGGGGTTTTGATTATCATCGCGGTAATGATAGGGATGCTGTTCGTACAACCGCTTATTGGCTGGTTGAGCGACAAATACGGCCGCCGCCCGTTTATCCTCACCGGCAGTTTGTCTCTTTTGTTTTTTTCGTGGCCTTCTTTCTACCTGCTGACAACCGGCAAGCCCGTTCTTATTTTCTTCGGCCTGCTGGTGCTGGCCTTGTCGTTGAACATGTTAATCGGCGTGATGGCGGCAACCCTGCCGGCGCTGTTTCCGACTTCCATCCGTTATAGCGGTCTGGCCGTGGTGTTCAACATTTCAATCGTCTTGGCCGGCCTAACCCCGACCATTACTTCGTTTTTGGTGGAAACCACCCACAATCTGCACATTCCGGCCTTCTACCTGATGATATTCGGCCTGTTCGGCCTGATGGCGGCCAAACTGATGCATGAACCGGCCAACAAGCCGCTCACCGGCGGCAAGCCGCTGGCCAGCGACAAAGCCGAAGCCAAAGAATTGCTGGCCGAACATCATGACCGGATTGAGGAAAGCATTGAAGCAATCGACGAACGGATTAAAGAATTGCAGCGCAAGCGCGAGATACTTGCGGCACAACATCCACATATAGACTAA